CCGCGGCATCCGCCCTTCCGAGAAAGAGTGAACGTGCATTCAGGGACCTCCTCGCGCGCATCGGCGCGCGTCCGCGAACTGCTCGGGCGGATGACGCTCGAGGAGAAACGCGCACAGCTGGTCGGCTACTGGGTCGACCAGGGGGACGAGGTCGTCGCGCCGATGGCCGGCGAGATGCAGACCTCGACACGCTACGAGGAGGCCACGGCCGCCGGCCTCGGCCACCTCACGCGGGTGTACGGCACACGACCCGTCGAGCCGCTGGAGCGGGCCCGATGGCTCTGGGGCGAGCAGCGGCGACTGCGCGAGCAGACGCGCCTGGGCATTCCGGCGATCGTCCACGAGGAATGCCTCACCGGATTGGCGGCCTGGAAGGCGGCGACGTTCCCGACGCCGCTGGCCTGGGGCGCGTCCTTCGACCCGGCGCTCGTGGCGGAGATGGCGAGCGAGATCGGACGATCGATGCGCGAACTCGGGATCCACCAGGGCCTGGCCCCGGTCCTGGATGTCATCCGCGATCCGCGCTGGGGGCGGGTGGACGAGTGCATCGGGGAGGACCCGTATCTGGTCGGCGTGCTTGGCACCGCGTACGTCCGCGGCCTGCAGAGCCAGGGCGTCCACGCGACGCTGAAGCACTTCGTCGGGTATTCCGCCTCGCAGGGTGGCCGCAACCACGCGCCGGTCCATGCCGGCTCCCGGGAGATCGCCGACATGCTCCTGCCGCCGTTCGAGATGGCGATCCGCGACGGCGGCGCGCGCAGCGTGATGAACTCCTACGCCGAGATCGACGGCGTCCCCGTCGCCGCGACGACGCGATACCTCACCGAGGTGCTGCGCGAGGAGTGGGGCTTCGACGGTGTCGTCGTCTCCGACTACTTCGCCGTCGCGTTCCTGGAGACGATGCACCAGGTCGCCTCCGATCGCGCCGATGCGGCCCGCGCCGCCATCTCCGCGGGCGTCGACGTCGAGCTGCCGAGCGGGGATGCCTTCGAACACCTCGCGGATCTGGTCCGCTCCGGCGCGCTGGATGTCGAGGTGCTCGATCGTGCGGTCCTGCGAGTGCTGTCGGAGAAGGAGGAGCTCGGTCTGCTCGACGAGCGGTTCGACACACCCCCGACGCACATCGACCTCGATTCCCCGGTTCATCGTGCGCTGGCCCGCACGCTCGCCGAAGAGTCCCTCGTGCTGCTGAGCAACGACGGCACGCTGCCGCTGCACGGCCGCGACACACGCCGCATCGCGGTGATCGGCCCGAACGCCGACAGCGCGGAGGCCCTGATGGGCTGCTACTCGTTCGTCAACCACGTGCTGGCCCACCACCCCGACTCGCCGCTCGGCATCGCGCTGCCGACCGTCCGCGAGGCGCTCGCTGCGCGGTTCGGCGATGCCGTGATCGAACACGCCGTCGGATGCGATGTCGAGGGCGAGGATCGTTCGGGTATCGCGGCCGCGGTCCAGCTTGCCCGGAGCTCGGAGGTCGCCGTCGTGGTCGTGGGCGACCGCGCGGGTCTGTTCGGGCGCGGCACGGTCGGCGAGGGCAATGACGTCGAGTCTCTCGAACTCCCCGGTGTGCAGCGAGAGCTGGTCGAAGCCGTGTGTGCGACGGGAACTCAGGTCGTGCTGGTCCTGCTCACCGGACGCCCCTATGCGATCGGCTGGGCGCTGCCGGAGCGGACGACCGGCAGCGGCGCCGTGACCGGCCTCGGTGCGGGACAAGCTCCGCGCAGGACTGCGGCGGACGCGCCGGATTCGCCTCGACCGGCCGCCGTGCTCCAGGCCTTCTTCCCCGGCGAGGAGGGCGGGCCGGCGATCGCCGCCGTCCTGTCCGGCGCGGTCGCGCCCTCGGGTCACCTCCCCGTCTCCCTGCCGCGCTCTGCGGGGGCGCAGCCGTTCTCGTACCTGCATCCGACGCTCGGCGGCACATCCGACGTGACCAGCGCGGGGTCAGACCCCCTGCTGCCCTTCGGTCACGGCTTGACCTATACGTCGTTCGCGCGCACCGACCTGCGGGCCGACGCATCCGTGACCGCGGGCGAGGCCTTCACCGCGACGGTGCGGGTGCGCAACGCCGGAGACCGCCCCGGCACCGACCTCGTACAGCTGTACGCCCGTGACGAGGTCGGCAGCGTCACCCGTCCGGTCGCGCAGCTGCTCGCGTTCGAGCGCGTGCGTCTCGAACCGGGTGAAGAGGTCGTCGTCCGCTTCGACGTGCCGACGCAGCGGCTTGCCTTCACCGGTCTGGCCGGTCGCCGGATCGTCGAACCCGGCGAGGTCACGCTCTGGGTCGGGCCTTCGTGCGTCGAACGGGAGACGGTCGCGGGAATCGTCGTCAGCGGCGACGTGCATATCGTCGGGCTCGACGAGCCGCGGATGGCACAGGCATCCGTCCAGCGCCGCGCGGACGTCCGCGTCGCCTGAGACCGGTGCGGAGTCGTCTCAGGCGCCGTGCCCTTGCCACCCGGCGAGGGGGGTGAGGGGAACGAGCTGGGGAACGATCGCCGTGGATGTCACCGGAACGCGAGCACCGCGGCCTGCGGACTCCAGCAGCGCGGTCATGATCTCGAGCACGTGCAGTGCGACCTCGCCCGAGGCCCGGCCAGGGCCGGTCACGAAGTCGATGAGACCGACGCCGCGTGAGGCGGCTTCGTAGCCCGCGCTCACCGGGAGCTCGATCACCTCCGTGGAGCGGGCGTTCCGCCGGAGCACGGTGCCGGAGAAGTGATTGGGATCGGGCAGCACCAGCATCCCCTCCACGCCGTGCACCTCGATCGGCTCGGCACGGGTCGAGGGCGCGTCGAAGCTGAAGGTGACCGTGGACATCGCCCCTCCACGGTGACCCAGCACCCCGGTGACGTGCGTGTCGACGTCCACCGGGATGTGTTCCCCGGCGCGCGGGCCCGACTCGATGATGCGGCGCTCGCGCGAACGGCTGCTCGCCCCCGCCACCCACGTCACGGGGCCGAGCAGGTGCACAAGCGCCGTGAGATAGTACGGGCCCATGTCCAGCAGCGGTCCACCGCCCTCGCGGTAGTAGAAGTCGGGGTGCGGATGCCATGCCTCATGGCCCCGCGACAGCCACGTCGCCGTCGCCGAGACGGGGGTGCCGATCATCCCGGCCTCCACCGCGGCCCGAGCCGTCTGCACGCCGGTGCCGAGCACGGTGTCCGGAGCGCCGCCGACCCGCCGGCCAGCTGTGTTTGCGGCAGCGAGGACGCGGCTCGCGGCGTCCAGGGTCGCCGCGAGCGGCTTCTCGCCGTAGACGTCCTTGCCCCCGGCGAGGGCTGCGAGCGCCACCTCCTCGTGCGCGGCGGGAATGGTCAGATTCAGGACGGTGTCCACGTCGGCGTGGGCGTACAGGTCCGACGGCGTGAGCGCGAGCGCCCCGGGGATCGTCTCCGCGACCGCCGCCGTGCGCGCGGGATCCAGATCCGCGACGGCGGTGATCTCCACGCCGGCCGCGCCTGAGAGGGTGTCGAGGTAGGCCCGCGAGATCACGCCGAGGCCGACGATGCCGATCCGGCGCCCGGTCACGAGCGGGCCGCCCAGAGCATGCCGCGCTCGATGATCGTGCGCACGTTGTCGTCCGCAAGCACGTCGACGCTGTGCCCGGCCGTGCAGACGAAGACCCGGCCGCTCCCCCACGATCGCGTCCAGACAGCGGGAGAGGTCACCGGCCGATGCCACGGATGATAGGGCTGCGGAGGATGCGTGGTGGTCGCCAGCACATCGTTGAGGTCGTCGTGCAGCACCCAGTACTGCTCGGTCTCCAGGGCGAAATCCTCCAGGCCGGCCGTGATCTCGTGCGTGCGGCCGAGATCGGTCAGCTCGATCGTGTAGCCCAGGTAGTTGTCGGTGGAATCGCCGACGCGCAGCGACGGCTCCTTGCCCGGGTGCGTGGCGAACTGGCCGCCGACGAGCTGCAGGTAGTCGGAGGAGCCGCGATACGAGTCGGCGATGCCGCCGTGCCAGCCGGCCAGTCCGCATCCGGCCTCCACCGCGGTGCGCAATCCGTCCAGCGCTTCACGGGAGATCTCCGACATCGTCACCGACTGGACGATCAGGTCTGTCTGCGCCATCGCAGCGGCATCGGCGTACACCTCGTTCGAGGACTCGACCCGCACATCGAATCCGCTGTCGCGCAGGAACGGCAGGAACAGCTCGGTGGCCTCCACCGGCTGGTGCCCCTCCCATCCGCCCCGGACGACGAGTGCGCTGCGGCTCATGTGCGTGCTCCCTGCTTCGTTGAGGACTCGTCCATCGTCGTCGCTCTCTTCGAGAGTGGCCGACACAGACCGCGGCGTGGGGGGTTTTCGAAAAGCCGGTCCGGCGCGACGAGGGAATGATGTGGGCCGCGGCGCGTTGGCCCGAGCATGACAACAGTGGGAATCATCGGAGCAGGACACATCGGTTCGACCCTGGCGCGGGGTCTCGTGGACCGAGGCTATGACGTCGTGATCAGCAACTCGCGGGGTCCTGAGACCCTGACCGATCTGGTCGGCGCGCTCGGCGAGCGCGCCACGGCGGCGACGGCGACGGATGCTGCGGCCGCGGGCGACTTCGTGATCGTGACCGTTCCACTGAAGGCACTCGACGCGGTGCCGGTCGCCCCGCTGGCCGGCAAGATCGTGCTGGATACGAACAATTACTACTGGGAGCGCGACGGGCGCATCCCGGCTCTCGAGGACAAGTCGACGACGACGAGCCAGTTGCTGCAGGACCACCTCCCCGATTCGAAGGTCGCCAAGGCGTTCAACCACATCACCTCGGGTGACATCCTGACCGACGGCACCCCTGCAGGTACCGCCGACCGGCGCGCACTCGCGACGGCGAGCGATTTCGAGGACGCGGCCGCGCTGGCCACCGACCTGTACGACGAGTTCGGATTCGACACGGTCAACGTCGGTCCGCTCGCCGACAGCTGGCGGGTCGAGCGCGACCGGCCCGCCTACGTCGTCCGCCAGAACAAGGACGAGCTGACGGCGAACCTGGCCCGCGCCCAGCGCTGAAGGGCCGGGCGACCGCGTCGCAGATCCTGCGGTCTTTCCCCAGCGATGCCGCGCTCGCGGGCCGAGGGCTTATCGTTTTCGCGTGGGCACCATCTACTACGGCGGGTCGGCGACACCGATCCACATCGACGATCGGGCACTCGCGCACCTGAAGGTCGTCATCTCGACGAAGCTTCGCCGCAGCGAGTCGTTCACCGTGTCGTGGCGGCACCCCGAGGATCAGCCGCGCGGGCGCAGCACGATCTGGCTGCATCCGTCGATTCCGCTGCGGTTCGTCTTCGACGACCCGGAGCCAGCCGAACTCAGCCGTGAGTGGATCGAGGAGCTCGCCAACTCCGCGAACTCATCGGGCGGCATCACGCTCATCGCCGGCCACTTCGATGCCGACGCCGCCGAGATCTCGGATGAAGGGGTGTCGGAGCTGGCGGTGGGCAAGGTCGAGGTGGAAGAGCTCTCCATCGACAAGCTGACGGTCGCCGGCACGGAGATGGCACCGCTGGATGTCGAGGGAGCGCAGAAGCGCTCGCTCGAGACGGCAGAGGTCCCGGTTCAGCCGGCGGGCTGATCCGACGGCGCCGGCGCTGAATCCTCCGCCGGCTCCGGCGTGATCGTCAGACCGTTCGGGCCGCTCGCGACCTGCATGAGGTCTTCCACCCACGCGCGGTTGATGCGGGGCTGACGGCTGCCGAAGAAGTGGAACTGGATGGGCACCGACGGGTGCATCCAGAAGCTGCGTCGACCGCTGCCGTCGCCGACCTCGACGTCGAACATGAATGCTTCGGTGCGGCGCAGCTTGTTCATCACCACGATGCGCAGGTGCGCCAGCGTGCGATCGTCGATGTCGACCGAGTTCGCCATTGTGTCGTAGATGAACCTGCCCATCCTTCGAGCGTAGTCGTCCCCCCGTGTTTGCGGAGGGGGAGACGACATCCGCCGATCAGCGCGGGGCGAAGGCGGCGCGCAGCAGCGCACGCGCGCGTCGCGCCACGTCGGCTCGCTCGTCGTCGCGGGTTCTGGCGAGGGCGGTCGCCAGCATCCCCACCGCCAACATCACGTCCTCGGTGTCGACGTGCGCGCCGACGTGGCCGAGGGTCTGCTCGCGCTCGAGGAGCGTCGCAACGACGCTGCGGAACCGGATGCCCAGCGGGGCGATCCGCGGATCGTACAGATCGGCGGTGATCAGTTCGATGAACGCCGTGGCGACCATCGCCTGATCCACGACGCGATCCAGCAGATCGTCGATCGTGCGCTCCGCCGGGGCGGTGACCGCTTCGAGGTCGATGAGATTCTCCTCGAACACCGCCACGGCGAGCGCGGTGCGATCGGGGAAATGCCGGTAGAGGCTCCCCTGGCCGACACCGGCCCGCTTGGCGACCGCGCTGAAGGGCGCGCTCAGGCCGTCGATGGCGTACACCTCACGGGCAGCGGTGATCAGGGCGCGCCGATTGCCGGGACCGGCCGCGGGTCCGCGGTTCGGCCGCTTCGGCTCTTCCTCACCGTTCAGCACCCGTGTAGCCTAGTACCGGACACACTTGTCCGGTCGAAAGGACCCGTCATGAGCACCACCGCCCTCACCGCCGATTCATCGATCGCCGCCTGGCTCGACGATCCGACGGGAAACGCCATCCTCACCGCGATGCTCGCCGAAGGCGGCCAGTCGCCCGAGGTCTTCAAGCCGATCAAGCGCCTCGCGATCAAGCGCCTCGTGAAGATGAGCCGAGGAGCATTCACGCAGGAGATGCTCGATGACCTGGTGCGTCGTGCCGCGGCCGGCGATGTTCCGGCCGGCGAGGCGCCTGTGCCGCCCGCGCCTTCGGCCGACGCGGCGGCGCCGGCTCCCGCCCCGACGGTCGTCCTGCGGGAATGGACCGAGCGCGTCGATCAGGGCCGCTTCACCGGTCAGACCGTGATCGTGACCGGCGCCGGCTCGGGCATCGGGCGCGCCACCGCGTCGCGGATCGCGCGCGAGGGCGGTCGCGTCATCGCGGTCGACGTCAGCCAGGCGCGCCTCGACGAGTTCGCCGGAGCGCACTCGGATGCCGAGGTGGTGGCCCTCACCGCTGACATCACCGACGACGCGGGCGTCGCCCGCATCCTCGAAGCGGCCGGCGGCACGATCGACGGCCTGGCCAACATCGCCGGGATCATGGACGACATGACGCCGGTGGGCGACGTGTCCGACGCCGTGTGGGAGCGGGTGTTCCGCGTCAACGTCACCGGAACGATGAAGCTGATGCGTGCCGTGATCCCCACGATGCTCGCGCAGGGCGGCGGGTCGATCGTCAACACCGCATCGGAAGCCGCGCTCCGCGGCTCGGCCGCCGGGGTCGCCTACACCGCGTCCAAGCACGCCGTGGCCGGACTCACCAAGAGCAGCGCGTTCATGTACGGCCCGAGCGGCATCCGCGTGAACGCCGTGGCCCCGGGACCGACGATCACCAACATCGAGGCTTCGTTCGGCTCACCGCTGGGCGCGGAGCGCATTCAGAACGCCATGGCGATCATGCCCGACCCGGTCGAGGCCGATGCCCTCGCGGCATCCATCACGTTCCTGCTCTCGCGCGACGGCGTCAACGTGAACGGCATCATTCTGGCCAGCGACGGCGGCTGGTCCGCCGCGTAGCCTCAGGCGGTCCGGCGGCGCATGATCGCCGCCGCCGAGACCGTCGCTGCCAGCACCAGCACCACGAAGACGATGAGGACCCCGACGGCCGGAGCGAAGGTCAGACCGATGCCGACCGCGAGCACCGGGACGACCAGGCCCGCGTAGGCGATCAGGAACAGCAGCGCGAGCGTCTCGCCGGTGCGCCCGGCGGCCGCGACCGCGACGGCGGTGCCGATCGCGCCCTTGAACAGCACGCCCACGCCGAGGCCCGCGATGACGCCGCCGCCGAGGAACAGAGTCAACTGCGGGATCACCGCGCCCGAGGCGACACCGGCGAGGCCGACCGCGCACGCGATGATCGCGATCGTGAACTGCGTCCGCTGGCGCACCGAGGCCAGGGCGATCTGGCCGACGGCGGCCGCCGCGAACACGGAGAACGCCGCCGCGCCGGCGAGCAGGTGATCGTCCTGGCCGAAGGTGCCGACCAGGAAGGTTGGTGCGAGCGAGCTGAACAGGCCGAAGACGGCGAACCCCGCGAACGCCCCGAAGCCGGCGACGAGGAAGATCGAGCGGGATGCCGCGGGCACCGACAGCCGCTGAGGCCGGTAGGGCCGCGGCGTGGCGGCGACCGTCTCCGGCACGCTGAGCAGCGCGAGCGCCTCGGCGGCCAGGAGCGCCAGGAACACGATGTGCGGGAGGACCAGCGGCGCGGGAAGGAACTCCGCGAACAGCCCGCCGATGAGCGGTCCGAGTGCGAGGCCGCCGAGGTTGGCCGCACCCGAGACGGTCGTGGCGATGACGGATCCCTCGCCGGGCCTCGCCCGGGCGCGCAGCTCGGCGAGGTGAGCGGTCGCCGTCGCCGAGAGGATGCCGATGCTGACGCCGTTCACCAGGCGCGCGGCGATGAGCCCGGGGACCTCGCTCCACGCCAGGAACATCACGGCGGACAGCATGGAGATGAGGACGGCGATCACCAGCATCCGTCTTCTGCCCACCCAGTCGCTGACGTGCCCGGCGAGATACAGGCTGAGCATCACGCCGACCGCGTACGCAGCGAAGATCACCGTGATCATGCCGACCGGGAACCCGTCGCGCTGCTGGTACAGCGGATACAACGGCGTGGGCACGGTGGAGTACGCCATCGTCGTGAGAAAGACCGTCGCGACGACCCAGAATCCGGCGCCGTGCCCCATGCGTGCCACGCGCTCAGCGTACCGACCGCGCGGGGGTACGGACGTTCACGGTTCGGGGCGCAGTCGACCCCCCGTCGTCAGAGACCGGTGAGCGCCGCGTCCAGGTCGGCGATCAGATCCGCGACGCTCTCGATGCCGACCGAGAGGCGCACCAGCTGCTCCGGAACGGCCAGCTCCGTGCCCCGCACGGACGCGTGCGTCATCGCGTCGGGGTAGTTCATCAGCGACTCGACGCCGCCGAGCGACTCGGCGAGCGTGAAGAGGCGCGTGGATTCGGCGAGCTTGCGCGCCGCGGCGGCATCGGCGAGCTCCACCGACACGATCCCACCGAACCGGCTCATCTGCACCGCCGCGAGCTCGTGACCGGGGTGCGCCGGCAGGCCCGGGTAGTACACCCGGGCGACCTTGTCATGGGCGTCCAGGAACTCCGCGATCGCCTGGGCGTTCTCGCTGTGCCGCTGCATGCGCACCGCGAGCGTCTTGATGCCGCGCGTGGTCAGCCAGGCATCCAGCGGCCCTGAGACGGCACCGACCGCGAACTGCAGGAACTTCGCCTGCTCGTGGACCGCGTCATCGTTCAGGACCAGCGCGCCGCCGACCACATCGGAGTGCCCGCCGAGGTACTTGGTCGTCGAGTGCACGACGACGTCGGCGCCGAGGGCGAGTGGCTGCTGCAGTGCGGGCGAGGCGAAGGTGTTGTCGACCACCACGAGCGCGCCCGCGGCATGCCCGAGCCGCGCGAGCCCGGCGATGTCGGTGATCCGCAGCAGCGGATTGCTCGGCGTCTCGACCCACACGATCCGAGCCGGTCGTTCGTTCAGCGCGGCCTCGACGGCAGTCAGGTCGCTCATGTCGACGATGCGCAGGCCCACGCCCCATGGCGCCAGTACGCGGGCCAGCAGCCGGTACGTGCCTCCGTAGACGTCGCTGCCCAGCAGCACCTCGTCGCCAGGCCTGAGGACGGCGCGCAGCAGCGCGTCCTCGGCGGCCAGACCCGAGGCGAAGGACAGCGCGTGCGCTCCGCCCTCGATCGCGGCCAGCTGCGATTCGAGCGCGGTGCGCGTCGGGTTGCCGCTGCGGCCGTACTCGTACCCTTCGCGGAGCCCCCCGATGCCGTCCTGCGCGTACGTCGTGGAGAAGTGCACGGGGGGGATCACGGCGCCCGTCGTCGGATCAGGAGCCTGCCCGGCGTGCACGGCACGCGTCTCGAACCCTCGCGGGGTGGTCTGGTCGCTCATGCGTCTGCTCCTGTACCGGGAAGGGCGGGAAGATCGGATGCCGGTGCTGCCACGTCCTGGCCGTTGGCGCGCATCCAGTCGTCGTCGAAGATCTTGTTGAGGTAGGCGCGGCCGTGGTCGGGCAGCAGCACGACGACCACCGCGTCGGCCGGAAGCTCGCGTGCGGTGCGCAGCGCCGCAACGACCGCCATGCCGCTGGATCCGCCCACCAGCAGTCCCTCTTCGCGGGCGAGACGACGGGTCATCGCGAACGACTCGGCATCGCCGACCCGGTGG
This portion of the Microbacterium pygmaeum genome encodes:
- a CDS encoding beta-xylosidase/alpha-l-arabinosidase, which codes for MHSGTSSRASARVRELLGRMTLEEKRAQLVGYWVDQGDEVVAPMAGEMQTSTRYEEATAAGLGHLTRVYGTRPVEPLERARWLWGEQRRLREQTRLGIPAIVHEECLTGLAAWKAATFPTPLAWGASFDPALVAEMASEIGRSMRELGIHQGLAPVLDVIRDPRWGRVDECIGEDPYLVGVLGTAYVRGLQSQGVHATLKHFVGYSASQGGRNHAPVHAGSREIADMLLPPFEMAIRDGGARSVMNSYAEIDGVPVAATTRYLTEVLREEWGFDGVVVSDYFAVAFLETMHQVASDRADAARAAISAGVDVELPSGDAFEHLADLVRSGALDVEVLDRAVLRVLSEKEELGLLDERFDTPPTHIDLDSPVHRALARTLAEESLVLLSNDGTLPLHGRDTRRIAVIGPNADSAEALMGCYSFVNHVLAHHPDSPLGIALPTVREALAARFGDAVIEHAVGCDVEGEDRSGIAAAVQLARSSEVAVVVVGDRAGLFGRGTVGEGNDVESLELPGVQRELVEAVCATGTQVVLVLLTGRPYAIGWALPERTTGSGAVTGLGAGQAPRRTAADAPDSPRPAAVLQAFFPGEEGGPAIAAVLSGAVAPSGHLPVSLPRSAGAQPFSYLHPTLGGTSDVTSAGSDPLLPFGHGLTYTSFARTDLRADASVTAGEAFTATVRVRNAGDRPGTDLVQLYARDEVGSVTRPVAQLLAFERVRLEPGEEVVVRFDVPTQRLAFTGLAGRRIVEPGEVTLWVGPSCVERETVAGIVVSGDVHIVGLDEPRMAQASVQRRADVRVA
- a CDS encoding MFS transporter, which codes for MGHGAGFWVVATVFLTTMAYSTVPTPLYPLYQQRDGFPVGMITVIFAAYAVGVMLSLYLAGHVSDWVGRRRMLVIAVLISMLSAVMFLAWSEVPGLIAARLVNGVSIGILSATATAHLAELRARARPGEGSVIATTVSGAANLGGLALGPLIGGLFAEFLPAPLVLPHIVFLALLAAEALALLSVPETVAATPRPYRPQRLSVPAASRSIFLVAGFGAFAGFAVFGLFSSLAPTFLVGTFGQDDHLLAGAAAFSVFAAAAVGQIALASVRQRTQFTIAIIACAVGLAGVASGAVIPQLTLFLGGGVIAGLGVGVLFKGAIGTAVAVAAAGRTGETLALLFLIAYAGLVVPVLAVGIGLTFAPAVGVLIVFVVLVLAATVSAAAIMRRRTA
- a CDS encoding cystathionine gamma-synthase is translated as MSDQTTPRGFETRAVHAGQAPDPTTGAVIPPVHFSTTYAQDGIGGLREGYEYGRSGNPTRTALESQLAAIEGGAHALSFASGLAAEDALLRAVLRPGDEVLLGSDVYGGTYRLLARVLAPWGVGLRIVDMSDLTAVEAALNERPARIVWVETPSNPLLRITDIAGLARLGHAAGALVVVDNTFASPALQQPLALGADVVVHSTTKYLGGHSDVVGGALVLNDDAVHEQAKFLQFAVGAVSGPLDAWLTTRGIKTLAVRMQRHSENAQAIAEFLDAHDKVARVYYPGLPAHPGHELAAVQMSRFGGIVSVELADAAAARKLAESTRLFTLAESLGGVESLMNYPDAMTHASVRGTELAVPEQLVRLSVGIESVADLIADLDAALTGL
- a CDS encoding DUF7882 family protein, producing MGRFIYDTMANSVDIDDRTLAHLRIVVMNKLRRTEAFMFDVEVGDGSGRRSFWMHPSVPIQFHFFGSRQPRINRAWVEDLMQVASGPNGLTITPEPAEDSAPAPSDQPAG
- a CDS encoding SDR family NAD(P)-dependent oxidoreductase — protein: MSTTALTADSSIAAWLDDPTGNAILTAMLAEGGQSPEVFKPIKRLAIKRLVKMSRGAFTQEMLDDLVRRAAAGDVPAGEAPVPPAPSADAAAPAPAPTVVLREWTERVDQGRFTGQTVIVTGAGSGIGRATASRIAREGGRVIAVDVSQARLDEFAGAHSDAEVVALTADITDDAGVARILEAAGGTIDGLANIAGIMDDMTPVGDVSDAVWERVFRVNVTGTMKLMRAVIPTMLAQGGGSIVNTASEAALRGSAAGVAYTASKHAVAGLTKSSAFMYGPSGIRVNAVAPGPTITNIEASFGSPLGAERIQNAMAIMPDPVEADALAASITFLLSRDGVNVNGIILASDGGWSAA
- a CDS encoding NADPH-dependent F420 reductase, producing the protein MTTVGIIGAGHIGSTLARGLVDRGYDVVISNSRGPETLTDLVGALGERATAATATDAAAAGDFVIVTVPLKALDAVPVAPLAGKIVLDTNNYYWERDGRIPALEDKSTTTSQLLQDHLPDSKVAKAFNHITSGDILTDGTPAGTADRRALATASDFEDAAALATDLYDEFGFDTVNVGPLADSWRVERDRPAYVVRQNKDELTANLARAQR
- a CDS encoding Gfo/Idh/MocA family protein, giving the protein MTGRRIGIVGLGVISRAYLDTLSGAAGVEITAVADLDPARTAAVAETIPGALALTPSDLYAHADVDTVLNLTIPAAHEEVALAALAGGKDVYGEKPLAATLDAASRVLAAANTAGRRVGGAPDTVLGTGVQTARAAVEAGMIGTPVSATATWLSRGHEAWHPHPDFYYREGGGPLLDMGPYYLTALVHLLGPVTWVAGASSRSRERRIIESGPRAGEHIPVDVDTHVTGVLGHRGGAMSTVTFSFDAPSTRAEPIEVHGVEGMLVLPDPNHFSGTVLRRNARSTEVIELPVSAGYEAASRGVGLIDFVTGPGRASGEVALHVLEIMTALLESAGRGARVPVTSTAIVPQLVPLTPLAGWQGHGA
- a CDS encoding TetR/AcrR family transcriptional regulator, which codes for MLNGEEEPKRPNRGPAAGPGNRRALITAAREVYAIDGLSAPFSAVAKRAGVGQGSLYRHFPDRTALAVAVFEENLIDLEAVTAPAERTIDDLLDRVVDQAMVATAFIELITADLYDPRIAPLGIRFRSVVATLLEREQTLGHVGAHVDTEDVMLAVGMLATALARTRDDERADVARRARALLRAAFAPR
- a CDS encoding ThuA domain-containing protein, which produces MSRSALVVRGGWEGHQPVEATELFLPFLRDSGFDVRVESSNEVYADAAAMAQTDLIVQSVTMSEISREALDGLRTAVEAGCGLAGWHGGIADSYRGSSDYLQLVGGQFATHPGKEPSLRVGDSTDNYLGYTIELTDLGRTHEITAGLEDFALETEQYWVLHDDLNDVLATTTHPPQPYHPWHRPVTSPAVWTRSWGSGRVFVCTAGHSVDVLADDNVRTIIERGMLWAARS